A single window of Archangium gephyra DNA harbors:
- a CDS encoding DUF1175 domain-containing protein — translation MKWALAIAAVLAAPALGLRTSARVERSASELPADGSASMSFHVQPRSLLGLSAPLLPSTRASLSLTPSLARASCGAGAHGPVCTVVAGTTPGEVRGTLRVEDALGLVAETPVELRLRADDSDTDQDGFPDAVELDSEDDRQAFRRWFVTLAAAQYPTPDPHWPEVHRDCAGLLRFAYKEALKAHGAGWRKGRELHTASAPDVRKYHYPAVPVLGDKLFRVAAGAYDARGPLEPAFSASASARWLLSANAVRIPSGQALPGDLLFFEDPEARGMSYHSMVYLGDLDGIGPEVVYHTGPDSRPGGSKGIVKRLRLEDLLSHPDEKWRPRDDNPHFVGFYRWKILD, via the coding sequence GTGAAGTGGGCTCTCGCCATCGCCGCCGTGCTGGCCGCGCCAGCGCTGGGCCTGCGCACCTCCGCGCGGGTCGAGCGCTCCGCGTCCGAGCTGCCCGCCGATGGCAGTGCCTCGATGAGCTTCCACGTCCAGCCGCGCTCGCTGCTGGGGCTCTCCGCGCCGCTGCTGCCCTCCACCCGCGCCAGCCTCTCGCTCACCCCCTCGCTCGCGCGCGCCTCCTGCGGGGCGGGAGCGCATGGCCCGGTGTGCACCGTCGTCGCGGGCACCACGCCGGGCGAGGTGCGCGGCACCCTGCGGGTGGAGGATGCGCTCGGGCTGGTGGCGGAGACGCCGGTGGAGCTGCGCCTGCGGGCGGATGACTCCGACACGGATCAGGACGGCTTTCCGGACGCCGTCGAGCTGGACTCGGAGGACGACCGACAGGCGTTCCGCCGCTGGTTCGTGACGCTGGCGGCCGCGCAGTACCCCACGCCGGACCCGCACTGGCCCGAGGTGCACCGCGACTGCGCCGGGCTGCTGCGCTTCGCCTACAAGGAAGCCCTCAAGGCCCACGGGGCGGGCTGGCGCAAGGGCCGCGAGCTCCATACGGCCTCCGCGCCGGACGTGCGCAAGTACCACTACCCCGCCGTGCCCGTGCTCGGAGACAAGCTCTTCCGGGTGGCGGCCGGCGCCTATGACGCCCGGGGGCCGCTCGAGCCGGCCTTCAGTGCGTCCGCCAGCGCGCGCTGGCTCCTGTCCGCCAACGCGGTGCGCATCCCCTCCGGGCAGGCCCTGCCGGGGGACCTGCTCTTCTTCGAGGATCCCGAGGCCCGCGGGATGTCGTACCACTCGATGGTGTACCTGGGTGACCTCGACGGCATCGGGCCCGAGGTCGTCTACCATACCGGCCCCGACAGCCGGCCCGGCGGTTCCAAGGGAATCGTCAAACGGCTCCGGCTCGAAGACCTTTTGTCGCATCCGGACGAGAAGTGGCGCCCGCGCGACGACAACCCGCATTTCGTGGGGTTCTACCGATGGAAGATTCTCGATTGA